The Anaeromyxobacter sp. Fw109-5 genomic interval GCGCGCCAGGCCGCCGTCCTCGAGGGCGGCGACGTGGTTCGCCAGGGTCAGGTGGGAGGGCAGCGGGCGTGCCAGCTCCGCGTCGGGCCAGAGCGAGGTGAGGGCGAGCCAGCCGAGCGGCAGGAGGAAGAACGCCAGGTACGGTACGGCGACGGCCCAGGCCGTGCGCGGGCTCACGGCGGCGGCTCCCGCGGGCTGCGCTCGCCCAGCGCCCGCAGCCAGGCGAGCCCGATCGCGACCACGCACAGGAACGTGACGAGCGAGATCGCCGCGCCCAGCCCGAAGCTGCCGGCGCGCAGGAGCGTCTTGTACGCGTAGAGCGAGAGCGGCTCGGTGGTGTGGCCGGGACCGCCGCCCGTGAGGACGAAGACCACGTCGAAGACCCGGAAGGCGTCGAGGCTGCGGAACAGGAGCGCGAGCAGGACGGCGGGGCGCAGCAGGGGGAGGGTGATCGAGCGGAAGGTGCGGAGCGGCGAGGCGCCGTCCACCCGCGCCGCGCGGGCGAGGTCCTCGGGGATGGACTGCAGCCCGGCGAGCAGGAGCAGGGCGACGAACGGGGTGGTCTTCCAGACGTCCACGAGGATCGCCGCGTGCAGCGCCAGCGCGGGGCGGGCGAGCACCGCCGCGGCGCCGCCGGGCCACAGCCGGGCGACGAGGCCGAGGTCGGGCTGGAGGAGGAGCGCCCATAGCTTCGCCGCCACGACGGTGGGGAGGATCCACGGGACGAGCACGGCGGCGCGCAGCGCCTCCCGGCCCCGGGAGACGTGGTGGAGCGCGAGCGCGAGCGGCACGGCGAGCAGCAGCTCCAGCGTGACCGCCAGCGCGGTGAAGTAGGCGGTGTTCTCGAGCGCGCCCCAGAAGCGCGCGTCTGCGGCCAGCGCGCGGTAGTTCGCGAGGCCGACGAAGCGATCCTGGCCGAGGACGGGCACGCGGTGCCGTAAGGACAGCCAGGCGGTGGCCACGAGCGGGAAGAGCGCCACGACCGCGAGCGCCGCGCCCGCCGGCGCGACGAGGGCGGCGCCGAGCCGGCGCTCCGCGGTCCCGCTCACCGCGTCACCCCCGCGATCGCGTCCAGCTGCGCCTGCGCGCGCGCGAGCGCCTCGGTGGGCGGCCGGAGCCCGGACA includes:
- a CDS encoding carbohydrate ABC transporter permease — protein: MSGTAERRLGAALVAPAGAALAVVALFPLVATAWLSLRHRVPVLGQDRFVGLANYRALAADARFWGALENTAYFTALAVTLELLLAVPLALALHHVSRGREALRAAVLVPWILPTVVAAKLWALLLQPDLGLVARLWPGGAAAVLARPALALHAAILVDVWKTTPFVALLLLAGLQSIPEDLARAARVDGASPLRTFRSITLPLLRPAVLLALLFRSLDAFRVFDVVFVLTGGGPGHTTEPLSLYAYKTLLRAGSFGLGAAISLVTFLCVVAIGLAWLRALGERSPREPPP